A genome region from Coffea arabica cultivar ET-39 chromosome 7e, Coffea Arabica ET-39 HiFi, whole genome shotgun sequence includes the following:
- the LOC113701413 gene encoding uncharacterized protein, whose product MWHEARRSEKKVHDMMDAARKRAQRRAVYLAKRRGDPQQSIQAVGSRCRIYRDDALYHATQDQQGLIPWNGKQDILIDRFDGRALLDFIRDSSSRHIRVPEKSEEEEELEEFVNFERYRDLIKHRRRGFADDEALQHVDQEIEAKINPFGSDRSHPPQPVANKGSYSQVGFSYDGDGKEETHDSDGEEEDEDEDDEDDDEFNSDDSNDVGMESIAKEFGVKRYGWLVYMDKKAKEEERRQKEVIKGDPAIRKLSRKERRKASQMEREREREASRITGTRVLHRDPYREPRRSPTYEAYSRSRRSRSRSRSYSPSHSRRNARGMHSDDVHRSKDRAPKIEYITEFGGSDGNEPKFEGYSPPPSPPTQADALNRPSSGRILEALHVDPASGVSLDKEKNAKLLKPPASTSSALAKLSKATSSGSLTKQQVEKKETPQERLKRIMSKQLNKQIKKDTAVEMAKKREQERQRLEKLAETSRVSRYRHRSRSRSYSRSPSRRYRRSRSRSRGGDSQRRRSRSRSRSLSGSSSSSHSHSRSRSQSRSYSSSRSHSRSISRSGSPRARRRSRY is encoded by the exons ATGTGGCACGAAGCGAGGCGGTCGGAGAAAAAGGTACATGACATGATGGACGCGGCTCGGAAGCGGGCTCAGAGACGCGCTGTCTACCTGGCTAAGAGGCGCGGCGACCCGCAGCAGTCTATCCAAGCCGTCGGATCTCGCTGCCGTATCTATCGTGACGATGCTCTCTACCACGCCACCCAGGATCAGCAGGGCCT GATTCCATGGAACGGAAAGCAGGATATTTTGATTGACAG ATTTGATGGTCGTGCTTTGCTTGATTTTATTAGAGATTCTAGTTCGAGACATATTCGGGTTCCTGAGAAGtctgaagaagaggaagaattagAAGAGTTTGTTAATTTTGAGCGTTATCGGGATTTAATTAAGCATCGGCGTAGAGGAT TTGCCGATGATGAAGCTTTGCAACATGTTGATCAAGAGATTGAGGCTAAGATCAACCCTTTTGGATCAGACAG ATCTCATCCTCCCCAGCCAGTGGCAAACAAGGGGTCATATTCACAAGTTGGTTTCTCTTATGATGGAGATGGGAAAGAGGAAACCCACGACTCAGATGGTGAGGAAGAGGATGAAGATGAAGacgatgaagatgatgatgagtTTAACAGTGATGACAGCAATGATGTGGGAATGGAGTCAATTGCAAAGGAATTTGGTGTTAAGCGCTATGGATGGCTTGTATACATGGATAAGAAGgctaaagaagaagaaaggaggcaGAAAGAAGTTATCAAGGGAGATCCTGCAATT AGGAAGCTGAGTCGGAAGGAAAGAAGAAAGGCTTCTCAGATGGAAagagaaagggaaagagaagCATCTCGCATTACTGGTACTAGAGTACTTCACCGTGATCCTTACCG TGAGCCCAGAAGAAGCCCTACTTATGAAGCTTATTCACGTTCTAGACG GTCAAGGTCAAGGTCTAGATCTTACTCACCTTCCCACTCAAGGCGCAATGCTCGTGGAATGCATTCTGATGATGTTCATCGAAGCAAAGATAGAGCTCCTAAGATAGAGTATATAACAGAGTTTGGAGGGTCTGATGGAAATGAACCAAAATTTGAAGGATATTCTCCACCACCATCTCCTCCAACCCAAGCTGATGCACTGAACCG GCCATCATCTGGTCGCATACTTGAGGCTCTCCATGTAGATCCTGCATCTGGTGTATCTCTTGACAAGGAAAAAAATGCCAAATTGTTGAAACCACCAGCAAG CACATCCTCAGCGTTAGCCAAATTAAGCAAGGCAACTAGCAGTGGCAGCCTCACTAAGCAACAGGTGGAGAAGAAGGAAACGCCACAAGAGCGGCTAAAACGGATTATGAGCAAGCAACTAAACAAACAAA ttaaaaaagATACAGCCGTTGAAATGGCTAAGAAAAGAGAACAGGAACGACAGAGGCTTGAAAAACTTGCAGAAACAAGTCGTGTTAGTCGATATCGTCATCGCAGTCGAAGTAGAAGCTACAGCCGATCTCCTTCCAG AAGGTATCGTCGAAGTAGAAGTCGAAGCAGAGGTGGGGATTCTCAACGACGTCGCTCTCGCTCCCGCTCCCGTTCTCTGTCgggctcctcctcctcctcgcATTCACATTCACGTTCACGTTCACAATCCCGCTCTTACTCTAGCTCGCGTTCTCACTCGCGCTCTATTTCTCGCTCTGGCTCACCTCG GGCAAGAAGGCGATCGAGATACTGA
- the LOC113701091 gene encoding uncharacterized protein yields the protein MVDVDRRMTGLNPAHVAGLRRLSARAAAAASASTPSTPLPPRNSLLSFTSLADKVLTHLKNSGVQVQPGLSESEFARAEAEFGFGFPPDLKAILSAGLPLGPGFPDWRSAGPSRLQLRASINLPIAAISFHIARNSLWSKSWGPRPSDPEKALKIARNALKRAPLLIPIFNHCYIPCNPCLAGNPIFYVDEHRIFCCGFDLSDFFDRESSLFQSSDPQILSRQRSVSERSAGSSSTNFSRRSLDALAAGGGRTPRWVEFWSDAAVDRRRRNSNSSSSSSSSPERYFEMPRSEIPKWVEEYVEQIGSVLREGGWDESDVSEIVQVSASGFFEGGEMVLLDNQAVMDALLVKADRFSDSLRKAGWSSEEVSEALGFDFRSEKERKPAKKLSPELVEKIGKLAESVSRSSS from the coding sequence ATGGTGGACGTAGACCGGAGGATGACCGGTCTAAACCCGGCCCACGTGGCGGGCCTCCGGCGGCTCTCCGCTAGAGCAGCCGCAGCTGCCTCCGCTTCGACTCCCTCCACGCCTCTCCCTCCGCGCAACAGCCTCCTCTCCTTCACTTCTTTAGCTGATAAAGTGCTAACCCATCTGAAGAACTCGGGTGTTCAAGTCCAACCCGGTTTGAGCGAATCCGAATTTGCACGGGCCGAAGCGGAGTTTGGGTTTGGCTTTCCACCTGACCTTAAAGCTATTCTCTCAGCTGGGTTGCCGCTGGGCCCTGGATTCCCGGACTGGAGGTCTGCCGGGCCGTCTCGTCTTCAGCTCCGGGCCTCTATTAATCTCCCTATCGCCGCTATCTCCTTTCACATAGCCCGAAATTCTTTGTGGTCCAAATCTTGGGGGCCCAGGCCATCGGACCCGGAAAAGGCGCTCAAGATCGCCAGAAATGCCCTGAAACGGGCCCCGCTTTTGATCCCCATTTTTAACCATTGTTACATTCCCTGTAATCCTTGCTTGGCCGGGAATCCCATTTTCTACGTCGATGAGCATCGGATTTTCTGCTGCGGTTTTGATCTCTCCGACTTCTTCGACAGGGAATCGTCGCTGTTCCAGAGCTCAGACCCTCAGATTCTATCCAGACAACGATCCGTGAGTGAGAGGTCAGCTGGGTCGTCGTCGACGAACTTTTCGAGAAGAAGCCTGGACGCTCTGGCCGCCGGCGGAGGCAGAACGCCGAGATGGGTGGAGTTCTGGAGCGACGCGGCCGTGGATCGACGTCGGCGGAATTCGAACTCGTCGTCCTCGTCATCGTCGTCGCCGGAGAGGTACTTCGAGATGCCCAGGTCGGAAATTCCGAAATGGGTGGAGGAGTACGTGGAGCAAATAGGGTCGGTTTTGAGGGAAGGAGGGTGGGACGAATCGGACGTGTCAGAGATCGTGCAGGTGTCAGCATCGGGGTTCTTTGAGGGAGGGGAGATGGTTTTGTTGGATAATCAGGCGGTCATGGACGCTCTCCTGGTGAAAGCGGATCGGTTCTCGGATTCGCTGAGGAAAGCTGGGTGGAGCTCTGAGGAAGTTTCGGAAGCACTGGGTTTCGATTTCCGGTCGGAGAAGGAGAGGAAACCGGCTAAGAAGTTGTCTCCGGAGTTGGTGGAGAAAATTGGGAAACTGGCTGAGTCGGTTTCCAGGTCGTCGTCATGA